The Rhopalosiphum maidis isolate BTI-1 chromosome 4, ASM367621v3, whole genome shotgun sequence region taattgatttttaaagtatattattatactttatacacacTGTAACAGCATGTAACATCTTAAACTGCAATGTTTTCGTAAAAGATTAATTCAACTTACTGCTATATtactaggtaataataaaataaattacttaaataacaaaataaataaataatatattttaaaatatatatacttagtaatattgattaatattcagATTCATATTTAACGTatgcaataaatatagttgatcattgaatttaaatttaacacacattTATAGTGATGAACTCAATACTGAAACTTATTAGCTGCTTTGTGTGTTTGCACGCTTTTTATTAAccctttaatttttcaaacattacaaaattaaaatgcactCAATGTAGAATACAAACTTTCATTTCGATTTTCATTGTgtctatatatatctatatatttcattattttcatatgaaTTAAAACTTAGAAGGTACCTAatagtgtttttaaataattttcatagttgatggcattaattataaatacaacaaaaatagaATCTCAAGAAATTATAATCCAACAACTAAAggtaaaattaagaaatgcTAAGAAATTTATAGgcaagaataaaaaaacaatattaaaactgaaataaaaaataaaaaagaagtgaattataagtactataaatagtatttataatcaatgttgATGGTTATTGTTTGAGTATAGCGCTATCTGTGGATCAACCATTACTATAATGTTTTTCGGACATGTTTGGGAACTCTGCATACcacataccataatatattactaacaGAACATGGGATTAAaaacagataatataaatgtcagatatctatacaaataaacgTCCTGTACttgtgattaaaatatcacGTATGAGAATGAATTGTTGAATTGCTGAGTGCCGACATAATATAGTgttgattttgtttaataaccgATTAGTGTCTTACTTTCTTGTAGacatctgtataatatagtacttagGTGATTTAACTTAATCAATTGTTTACATATTaacaacagttattattacctactagCTACTAGTTTTACTTCAACAAACTGTAGTCTGTTCTCTGTACTTCTATAATACTGTCAAATCACTTCTGTGGTCAAATTGTCCAGAAACTCAATGATTTTTGTTATGGtactttttatagtataaaagtatagtactataatttttcaatttagaaTTATCTAAATCCTAAAGTAACAACTCACAAGTTGTGTTCAGTTTTGCTTTTTCCAAGTAAAATAcgcaatacatttattcaattcTGTATTATTCGTTATACCATATAACAGTAACCCCTTTTCTACGGAAATAATATACTCGATGGCCAATACATAAGTAGTCGGTGCCTTGTGAGTgtagattaattaatttctgctatcaaaaaaaaaattaaaatgccaTGTTGTGTGCCTCTGTGTCCGTCTAATGCTCTAAAAGTTAGTTCATTTGGAGTGCCCAAGAATGAAACACTGAAGCTTGAGTGGGAAAGAGTTTTAGGTGTTAGATTTAAACCAAATTCCAAAGTATGCCGCAGACACTTTAGAGAGGAAGATGTTATTGACACTTGGGAATCTGGTCAAGGATTTAGCAAATACACGGTAAATACAATAGATTTTATCGACTCttgattcaattattaaagatattcaatttttagattGATTTGAAAAGACCATCTCTTCAAAAAGGTGCTATTCCTATACGCTCTGCATCTTCTATATCaaaggtaattttttattgtataaattgtggTTAAGTTGTAGAACATTTTAACATATCTTATGAAGTTCATATCCCaaggtttaaataatttaaatattgtaaatcaaaTTCTATGTTGTATAGGTACGAGTGAGTGAGGATTCAAAGAGCTGTAATCATATAGATACTGTATCGAAAAAAGGCATTTCTTCAGATTCTAAATCCTCAAAAATTTCTACTGATCATTGTTATTTGGATGATGACAATAAATCTGGAAGTGATACAACAAATGAAACAAGGAGTACAAGTGTATCTGGAGGAATTGCATCAccattaaatgatataaatccACCAAAAAGAATtaaggtttataatatttattatttataatacatatttactaaaacttatcagttatcacacttattctaattatataaCCTCAGAAAACAtcaaattgtgtaaaaatttagtatttttacaaattatttcttcaaattgattacatttaagaggatgtcagcgtattatttgttttctctctctgACTAACGtgcaacatagcaaattttatgttctcaataattactattacgattatagtataactatattaatttcttaaattagaATGAAATGACctcttataaaattagttaaaaagttaAGAACATAATCTAAATTCAAGGCATCTCGtaagcattttattatattttaaaattttaaattgttcagaGAAAACCAATAACACgctaatatacttttaagaatgtacataacaataactaaataattatgtgatCAGAAATGTTACAAAGGAGATTATTGTCCTCTTTTTGTCATTggttggtattatattatgattatttagagGGCAATTTGCCAAGGATACTAactttcattttttcttttaataagttatttaaattcgaatttttGGAACTTAAGgactatattttcaatcatttagatttgtaactatttaataagctCAAAAGCCTAAAGATAGACtataaaaacttgttttttcaaacaaaaactatccatttttacttatatatcttAATCAAGTTTCGAATAAGcacattaagttaaaaaatgtattaactaaaaataatagttcttAAATCTGTTCATTTTatcttagtttttattattaactttcttaTGTGCAAACGGaatgaaattgattttttgtgaattcaattttaatatatatataaaatttaatatttataaaaatattaatatcatattatctcATTAGAAATGGCATTAGAACGTTGGATAcattaactacaaaaaaaaaaagttatattttcataattgatACAATACAGGAATGTGTACTGgaaaaccaataattttatcaaatggtAAGTAATGCTATTTATCAAttactaaatacaaaattatcttTAGTTTACTTGTAgttgttttacaattttctaatttaaaaaaaatattaaataggtttttatttataattttctttatatcgTTAATGCCAagttaatagaaataatgggAAGTAGATACATCTCACTCGTATTTTGATGCAAAAGTATATGaacattatcaaaatttagttgacatttgataatatttgagtgtcattttcatattttttctatacaataaCATACTTGGTTCTTTGTAAtgcaattaacaattatttttcttaaaaatgtatattgtaaaatatacttaaaattttcacaACTTAAACACTAGTCTACTGAACAGTggagataaattataaattaattttcttacatAAAAAAGTCCGTATTATTTTCCTTATATTCGCAGATGCAAATCTATAaagtcaaatttttataaaattacacatagagatttacagtataatttgttttagattttttcaaCTTCTCTGgaagtgtataaaaaatgatctACAATGAagacaaacaataaataattaagaagtTTCATAAAGAAAACGATTCAGATTCTAATGATTttggttgtatattataattattatccatgtgtttaaatatgatatatattatttatgtgttcttttttatataaatatttatcttaaaaatgtagaatgtagtaatgattttaagtacatttaataCAGATTATTAGTGTagacttatttttttctaaaaactcCTATTCCACATTTCTaacttatataacatatttttattgttttagcaCCAGaacagatatttaataatttatgacaaatGTGATTTTGGACATAGGCcatgtattgatttatatgcaggcttcaatacttttaaaaccaatgaatttgtcttaataaaaatacattactgGTTTTAatcatagaaaaattaaaatagagatGAACTTCACTTAATGTATACCAAGTTTCATATACggccatttaataaaatcataacactAGACTTGAATAGAAGTTACTTGAGAAAACTTATCATTAtaccaaaaatgtaaattattaaattaaacaatataaaaatgatacacataaataagaaatatattaaatggttgtttatttatcaaaagcactatttcaaaacaaattataaaaatgtttatgtttaaattaacattagtaTTTGCGTAAACTCCGAACAAGTCAATTGGTCCGGTCTCCCACTATGGATATCACTGCTTCGAATGGCTATGTTTGACCAAGAGTTACAAATCAAATAGGTAATAGAACTTTTCATCCAACACTGTTCCCACGTCTCATGGAAGTACTCCGATCTGCTTCCATCTTCACGACTTATATCCACAACAATAGGTAGAAATGTAGGCTAAAACCATCTTAGTacctaaacaaaatatattttcaaaataaaacaaggaCTACACTGTGAACGTAAAGTGAggttaaacagaaaaaaatcagTACCAACGTTATCTGATGGAATTGGTAAAATTGTTCAACAAATACTGTGCATTAATTTTCCCCCACCAACAACCTAACAgattatttaaggttatgtaaattactaaattagaaTACGAACATTGTACTCATAAACGACACTATGGTATTAATGTGGTTgtgtatatgataattaattcattgcttgtatataaaatacaaaatggcCGACACGTTTCCAAGGAATACTTAACCTAACGggacgaataaaataaaggcGAGTTAACCATGTTAAACCGCgcgatgaaaatatttttttctacatcatttaaattttcaacccATCTTGAAGACTACAAATCGAAAAATATACCAACCAAATCGTCACTTCAACCGAAAACcacgttaaataataattagttattacttattgctaATTAAAAAGAATGGCATACATAAGCAGTACCACTGAACTAAGTACTTCAATTAGATATTATCATAGACCTATAAACTaagttagttaatattttcataggtCTATGGgtcttacaatttttaagtttgggGTAACTGCGAATCGGTGTTCACACATtaagtatagatataatattaaatatatgaaattagtGAAATATTCTCACCATGACGCGTTTTGCTGGTAATCATCATTTCTTGTGCAGACATCAAGCCACAAAAAGGTCTAAAGACTCGCGTACTTCCAAAAACCGTGGGAACACCGCCGTGACAACAACATCCATGATCCATTTGATGTTACGCAAAGTCAGACGTGACACGCGATGCGGCAATATTCATAGCGGGTGATCGGTCCGTTTGACATTGGTCGAAAATGAAAAACACGTGGACAATAGACAACGGGTCTGTCATGGCGGCATACCCGTTGGGGAGAGCGCCGCGTCGACAGCCCGTGTGATTTTAGGTCTGCAGTGGTCACTCAATCTTTATCCTATGGATAACAACAGTCTGTGGCATCTTGAAAAATTAGATAGGCTACCACGGACTAAGATAGAAGGTTATCCTAGTCCGTGGTAAGCCACCATTGTGGTGCGCAAGTGTCGGGAACTCACGACTTGGTGAAGCGACTGTAACGCATAAAATGGCGCTCCGTAGGCTCCGTGAGCACCGCCACCGGGACCGCGTACGTTCGACGTCGTAGAACGCGCTGTTGCACAGAATATTACGCATTACGCATGCgcattatcaaataatacaattcaagTACCAGGTTGTAAAAGTTAGGTAAATGGTATTGTATTCTATCCAGTTTTCATCATAAAACACAATGGCggtaaattcaaatttgtacAATGTATCTCATTATAGTATAgtcatattataagttataagttaatagttattgtatacattttatgaaaatttcctGTATGCATgtacttatgtatttatttcaagAGTTGggacttaatttatttataatatgtcaacATTATACAGGAAAAGTagtgaatacatttaaaaaagagGGTGTCGATTATATACCGCTATTGTCCATTGAGAAGTAAGTAATTGTaatgtatgtgttaaatttggatttaatgataaatcatcgtatacgaaaaatgattctaaACGTAGAGGATTTATTTACCTGTATTACAaggacattttataatttatttatattgctattaaagtattaaagtaatttattttactatttaataagaatatgaaaatgtcattgtatataaaacgtaattataaacatacgtTGAACGTTTCAAGTATCCacagttaacattttttaattacaaaaaaataagtaaaattattattcttttattaaatatctaatttcgtctaaattttaatttaaaatgtatatttaaaaactttttacaaCATAATACTTACAAATTGTAAGAATTCTCTTAGGCCTTAGCTCTCAAATGTCCTCTCAAACCATTCCAGAATATTctactaaaatttttaacgaaattaaaaaaaatacattactttcaaaagaataaatatagttgACAAACAAATTTTCATGATTTCATCATTTTgagaaatttcaaaaaaatttagatgcttagaatattatgactatgtagttttaatgtttctaattgttaaattaataatttatgagggactttatattcaattttcaaccattttttagcaaaattttttttcatgaacatttatgaaaaaaaaatatatatttataaaaagctcAAAAGtcgaattattttgaatacttataaataattatattatgtgtaggaaatgctcatataaatatttggtgaaaatgtcTAGTGTCTGAAATCTTACGGTTTTTTGTATTGGTTATTGAGTTacatcaaaaaaacaaaataagttttttttatattaatattgtcaatactggcaatttttaattttatccttAAATTTACATCCATTCTTCTATTCAAAACCAATCTCAAAGCTGTAGACCAaagcattttttcaattatacataatattgtcatcgtgtatagtgtacctatattCTCATTCTAtgatatacacacaaaaaatttCACATGagtcatttaaaaatcaatatatttattattgcgtttagaatctaaaatgtatattgctaaactttaaaaacaaattacgataaaaaaagtCCAATGATTAACgttgattttagattttgagtggagcgattaattatagattgattttataattatgtacatgtataatatgtgtaaatattttataatagaaagtagaataaataaataaatcttatgaTTATCATTTGTCAATTGGAGTGTGGTTCctgattttctaataaaaatggtattttaGGAAGGTCAAGTAGGTCaacattgaacatttttaggaCTTTAGaggtaaaagtatttttagtttttttttataaaaaaatcgtttgagAAGaagtattaatttgaaaaagtgAATATTACTTATGCAACGCCGTAAGTAATTTGGACTTCAAACTCTCATTAAAGATTAATTTGACTTTCtggtatactttattttttattgtaggcACACAATTTTACGAGGAATCTAATACTGTTTTCAAATCttaagtatgaaaaaaaatattttttttatgaatttctaagtacaatataatttgataattttcactgattttatgaatttcgtcaaaattcaaaattttaattcttatgactttttatatgtatatatatattaatattgtttgaaaaacataaagaactttgtattacatattttagtattaaacgttaaatgcattttttataaaggttAGGTAtagttagatattttattatatttatactgtgaTTTAAAGTTACAAAATAACTCGTTTTAATGACaggaacataaaaaaaaatatattttttatggtataTGTAGGATCTGTagttctattatatatatatttttctggcataatcaataatcatttatcTTTGGAATTTGGCGATGTAATGGTGTCAAATTTGGTTAGTTCACAGCATGGTATACCTTTAATCATGCTATAGATcatattatctatagtattTGCTTAGAATTTAGATCATAGTATTTAACTAAATGTATTAACTTAgagtatttaaacatttagttggttataatatattttatattatacaaaacatagTGTTTTCCAACTTCTTATGCATCACTGTTGGTATCATAGTTTAATTAACTCATGGTCTAAACCATAACCATTCGTGTAATTGTTGGTCCCGCATTTCCGGGTATtcgtatcaattataaatacattctcCCCGATTCCCTTATCAAtcgaaaattaagaaaatatgaaataataacaaaacgccatttttttttccattttttaacaattaactgaaattgaaaaaaaatcatctagcGCTATCAATCACATTTACAGTGCCCTGCCCAAAAAGTCTCGGTCGTATCTCTGCGCTCAAGTACCGTTGTAATCGGTacgatattatgtagatagtGCGACGGATACGCGGTCACATCGATAACGTGAACACGGAGCGTCGAACGGAATCGTCGTCGTTGCGATTGCCTTGCATCGTACTCGGCTTCCGGTTTTGCACGTTCTGCGATCGAATCGGAAGCTCCATAGTACGTGTGGTTTAAAGCTTCATGAACAGGACGCGAAAAAACGAACGATAAATTTCACGCAAATCTCGTCTTGTTTTTTCCAGATCgagtgaaatttaaaaatctcaaaataatattaataataatattaacatgtcTGTGATCGACGGTGGTGGTTATACAGACGACCAACAGCATCAGCAACAACttcagcagcagcagcagcaacagcgaCAACATCAACAACAACAGCATCGTCGACATCAAcaacaccaccaccaccatcaACAacatcaacaacaacaacaacaacaacgactGCAAGCAGTGGTGGTTACGACGGCGGACGAACgtggcggcggtggtggcCGGCAGCGTCATTCGGAAAATGTCGCCGAGCAGACGGACATGGCCGAGACCGGTACGAGGGCCACCGACGTCGTAGTCGTCACCACCGCCGACGCGGTGAAAGAAAACCGCAAcggaccgccgccgccgtcgtcgtcgtcgtcggacgTCTCCGTGTCGGCCGCTACGTACGCCACGGCCGCAGCCGAACACGTCGCCTCGTCTCAAGTACAAGTGTCCTCCATACCCGTCGGACAGCTCATTAATGTGTCGGCCGCTGGCACGTTCAACGTTATTACCGCTGACTCTTTGCAGGTAGGTGAATGACAGCGTTGGCTGTGGCAGACTCTGACGTCCCGTTTTggatttcttatattttttactccgTCACGATGTGACGTGGTCGTTATTATATGTTGTTTTCTCTGTTTTTTTCCGTTTGGTAATGATTTATCACAAATCACCCTTAGGTACTAGTCCAAATAATGAGTTATGATAGATATTCAGTGGCGACGTGAACTTTTTATGTGTGAGACAACCAAGGGCGCCCATTTGTCAAAACCTAGAGGGTGACAATCATAATCATAAGTAAATtttcgtaatattatcatcagaaaaattaatttattattcataactaaaaaaataacaataatttatctatactaGGGGAGTGACATGTTACCCCATTGCACCCCCTAATGGGCGCCCTTGGAgacaacaaataattatctgaCTCACCAACCTGCGCGtggatttattgatataaaaacctttttttatttaatatattatatttttattattaaacaaataagttAATGCAATGCTTGTTATTAGAACATTTAAACTTAAGTCAATAGAATCTACCTCAAGCACTTAGCTATTTCCTATCAAACATTCGTCCAGTCTTCCACTACTCACTACTTACTAAAAAAcagatttaagtttttactttaactTAAGTTACAacacttatatttttgatttcagcTTTCGGAATCGAATGATTTCAAACCTCTTTTGTGTGTAGATAACAGTTGTTTAAATTGTGATACACGCACTCAGGTTGATGGTGATACCTGGCGAACAGTAGTTCGAGctgaagtaattaaaaattgtttggcATTCACTACTAACAGTTGACTAATACAAGTGTATCTATTTAGGATGGCACTTTCAAAACTGCTCATATTGTACTTAGACCAGACAACTCGACCACTAATAATGTTCACGAAGAAGAAACTGATCAAGGAGTATCATCTCCTAATACTGCACCTTGCTATTCATATACTGAAGCTGCTAGGTTGCCAGTATTACCAGTCCGATGtaaagtatgtatattttttaatatttctgcaTACATTAATACTAGTATAATTGTCTTAACTATTTATCATGTCTGTAGACCACTAATGCAGAACTGCATAAGAAAAAATTTGGTTCTGGCTGCCGAGGAAAGTGTATTAAGTTTGGAAACCAATGGTACACACCTAGTGAGTTTGAAGCCCTTTGTGGCA contains the following coding sequences:
- the LOC113548433 gene encoding uncharacterized protein LOC113548433, with translation MPCCVPLCPSNALKVSSFGVPKNETLKLEWERVLGVRFKPNSKVCRRHFREEDVIDTWESGQGFSKYTIDLKRPSLQKGAIPIRSASSISKVRVSEDSKSCNHIDTVSKKGISSDSKSSKISTDHCYLDDDNKSGSDTTNETRSTSVSGGIASPLNDINPPKRIKKWH
- the LOC113559928 gene encoding deformed epidermal autoregulatory factor 1 homolog, which translates into the protein MSVIDGGGYTDDQQHQQQLQQQQQQQRQHQQQQHRRHQQHHHHHQQHQQQQQQQRLQAVVVTTADERGGGGGRQRHSENVAEQTDMAETGTRATDVVVVTTADAVKENRNGPPPPSSSSSDVSVSAATYATAAAEHVASSQVQVSSIPVGQLINVSAAGTFNVITADSLQLSESNDFKPLLCVDNSCLNCDTRTQVDGDTWRTVVRAEDGTFKTAHIVLRPDNSTTNNVHEEETDQGVSSPNTAPCYSYTEAARLPVLPVRCKTTNAELHKKKFGSGCRGKCIKFGNQWYTPSEFEALCGRASSKDWKRSIRFGGRSLQTLIYDGVLLPHAMSCTCAACCDDESATGPVRLFTPYKRIRTKKHSSSHSKKKKIEDGAAISNDEDSCDSSVGISLDNGDMDIKDEEPILIQTGDISQAEIVQSNDSIEDMFKKLENMSSRMIKMVHHFRNSMRVAKYKWSTEKQELLAELKRAKENSIENRNDFDVETISSVAAGLQPSTDDIPDVKKCANCNRDAFAECSLCRRTPYCSTFCQSKDWNNHQVECDNSQGSIMLIVQTQE